A genomic region of Ignavibacteriota bacterium contains the following coding sequences:
- a CDS encoding alpha-N-arabinofuranosidase — protein sequence MKRILWLLLLLLPVAGHSQTARISIDTARVISAIDPKIYGMFMEPIQFDPKVFGDTRYIDAARELKVTNIRWPGGNYTAGYNWQDGVGPRDKRPVRRELAWNWLETNQVGTDEWIKLNSAIGSENVLCLNFGTGTIDDARYWLEYCNGEPGSTYADLRVKNGNKSPFKIKYWDLGNEVDGEPWIMGYKSADDYCKMAREVAKIMRFADKDISFIASGSSNYTPDGKWVDRNYRVLTELHDLVDFISIHRYWEGPPDYYGFMGQAARDFEEKITTTASLIAAVRAKYAMAKPIFISVDEWAAFGRGLLPTLAVAQCFNSFIRHADVVKMTNYTMLPNVLEHDREKGPFRSPLFYTIKMFSNNCLGNALDVSARCDTFNTSAVYTNIPYLDVTAVYARDTRSLVINVVNRHKDAAISTEIVSVAGAFSGKAAVSEINASDVKAPFVFDKQQEYVPVPKEIAVGGTTFTYAFPAHSFTQIIVRLD from the coding sequence ATGAAACGTATCCTCTGGCTCCTTCTGCTCCTCCTTCCTGTTGCCGGGCATTCCCAAACGGCGCGGATCTCGATCGATACCGCCCGCGTGATCAGCGCCATCGATCCGAAGATCTACGGGATGTTCATGGAACCCATCCAATTCGACCCCAAGGTCTTCGGTGATACGCGGTACATCGACGCAGCACGCGAACTGAAAGTGACGAACATCCGGTGGCCGGGAGGCAACTATACCGCCGGGTACAACTGGCAGGACGGAGTCGGACCCAGGGACAAGCGTCCGGTGCGGAGGGAACTTGCCTGGAACTGGCTCGAGACCAATCAGGTCGGCACGGACGAGTGGATCAAGCTGAACAGCGCGATCGGTTCCGAGAATGTCCTCTGCCTGAACTTCGGCACAGGGACGATCGATGATGCCCGTTACTGGCTGGAGTACTGCAATGGTGAGCCGGGAAGTACCTATGCGGATCTCCGGGTGAAGAACGGGAACAAGAGCCCCTTCAAGATCAAGTACTGGGACCTCGGCAATGAGGTCGATGGCGAGCCATGGATCATGGGGTATAAGAGCGCAGATGACTACTGCAAGATGGCAAGAGAAGTTGCGAAGATCATGCGCTTCGCGGACAAGGACATCTCGTTCATTGCGAGCGGTTCGTCCAACTACACCCCCGATGGCAAGTGGGTGGACAGGAACTACCGTGTGCTGACGGAGCTTCATGACCTCGTCGATTTCATCTCGATCCATCGGTATTGGGAAGGCCCGCCCGACTACTACGGCTTCATGGGCCAGGCCGCACGCGACTTCGAAGAAAAGATCACCACGACAGCCAGCCTCATCGCCGCGGTACGGGCAAAGTACGCCATGGCGAAACCTATCTTTATCTCCGTCGACGAATGGGCGGCGTTCGGCCGTGGACTGCTCCCGACACTGGCCGTGGCCCAATGCTTCAACAGTTTCATCCGTCACGCCGATGTGGTGAAGATGACGAACTATACGATGCTCCCCAACGTCCTGGAACACGACCGTGAGAAGGGGCCCTTCCGGTCCCCACTGTTCTATACGATCAAGATGTTCTCGAACAACTGCCTGGGCAATGCCCTCGATGTGTCGGCGCGGTGCGATACGTTCAACACCAGTGCGGTCTATACGAACATTCCGTATCTGGACGTCACCGCGGTGTATGCACGCGATACCCGGTCGCTTGTCATCAACGTGGTGAACCGGCACAAGGATGCGGCGATCAGCACGGAGATCGTCAGCGTTGCCGGCGCATTCAGCGGCAAGGCGGCCGTTTCGGAGATCAATGCCAGCGATGTGAAAGCGCCGTTCGTCTTCGACAAGCAACAGGAGTACGTCCCCGTGCCGAAAGAGATCGCGGTGGGAGGCACTACCTTCACGTATGCATTTCCTGCCCACTCATTCACCCAGATCATCGTCCGGCTTGACTAG
- a CDS encoding DUF1593 domain-containing protein — MKVSLFLLLVLNMLFMPQIVTAAVPVNHRLIVLTDIEADPDDTESLVRLLVYANVLDIEGLIATTSTHMRNEVHPASILRVIDGYRKVRPCLLRHEPGFPRAEQLTRLVKAGLPAYGMQGVGEGKDSEGSDWIVTALADNDPRPLWVAVWGGSNCLAQALYKISHTRSEAAVTKMIAKLRVYTISDQDDSGQWIRTTYPGLFYIVSPGGYGGSIWAAITERAPGFNNEVISNAWIARNIQQGHGPLGALYPDVAYGMEGDTPSWLSLIPNGLNAPEHPDWGGWGGRYALSTPGLADIDAAGFTGGVPVEPETRPIWANATDRVLPIVHNVIGRAQDCDSVALTGFKQTLWRWREDLQNDFAARMDWCTMPYAQANHPPVPVLAHPDTITIRSGETYILDAMGSTDPDGDNLSFLWFPYPEAGSGKHTATIAGAWNIAHVQITAPVVESPETIHIIVKVTDKGTPGLSRYKRVILTVLPAGAGSGQH, encoded by the coding sequence ATGAAGGTCTCACTGTTCCTTCTGCTTGTGTTGAACATGCTGTTCATGCCGCAGATCGTCACTGCGGCGGTGCCGGTCAATCACCGGCTGATCGTGCTTACGGATATCGAAGCCGATCCGGACGATACCGAGAGCCTCGTGCGCCTGCTGGTGTACGCGAACGTGCTGGATATCGAGGGGCTCATCGCGACGACCTCCACGCATATGCGCAACGAAGTGCACCCCGCATCCATTCTCCGTGTCATCGATGGGTACAGGAAGGTGCGGCCGTGTCTCCTCCGCCATGAACCCGGTTTTCCCCGCGCGGAGCAGCTGACCCGACTCGTCAAGGCCGGTCTGCCCGCGTATGGCATGCAGGGCGTGGGGGAGGGAAAGGACTCGGAGGGATCGGATTGGATCGTGACAGCTCTTGCCGACAACGATCCCCGCCCGCTCTGGGTCGCCGTCTGGGGAGGGTCCAACTGCCTTGCCCAGGCTCTGTACAAGATCAGTCACACCCGCAGCGAAGCCGCAGTCACGAAAATGATCGCGAAACTCCGGGTCTATACGATCTCCGATCAGGACGACAGCGGTCAATGGATCCGCACGACCTACCCCGGGCTGTTTTATATCGTCAGCCCGGGAGGGTACGGTGGGTCGATCTGGGCGGCGATCACCGAGCGGGCTCCGGGGTTCAACAACGAAGTGATCAGCAACGCATGGATCGCCCGCAACATACAGCAGGGACATGGACCCCTCGGCGCGTTGTATCCCGATGTCGCCTACGGCATGGAGGGAGATACACCATCCTGGCTCTCGCTGATCCCGAACGGACTGAACGCGCCCGAACACCCGGACTGGGGTGGATGGGGAGGGCGCTATGCATTGTCCACGCCGGGACTCGCAGACATCGATGCCGCGGGATTCACCGGCGGGGTGCCGGTGGAACCGGAGACCAGGCCCATCTGGGCCAATGCCACCGATCGTGTCCTGCCCATCGTGCACAATGTGATCGGGCGCGCGCAGGACTGCGATTCCGTTGCGCTGACCGGGTTCAAGCAGACGCTCTGGCGATGGCGGGAAGACCTTCAGAATGATTTCGCCGCGCGCATGGATTGGTGTACGATGCCGTACGCGCAGGCGAATCATCCTCCTGTCCCGGTGCTTGCTCATCCCGATACCATCACCATCCGTTCAGGCGAGACGTACATCCTGGATGCGATGGGCTCTACGGATCCTGATGGCGACAATCTGAGCTTTCTGTGGTTTCCCTATCCCGAGGCGGGATCGGGAAAACACACGGCGACGATCGCAGGAGCATGGAACATCGCTCACGTCCAGATCACCGCTCCGGTGGTAGAGAGCCCTGAGACGATCCACATCATCGTCAAGGTCACAGACAAAGGGACGCCGGGTCTCAGCCGGTACAAGCGGGTGATCCTGACGGTCCTGCCCGCGGGGGCAGGGAGCGGGCAGCATTGA
- a CDS encoding glycoside hydrolase family 127 protein, translating to MWSVLWVSAAHPGEKLYTNTFPPDDIVLLDGPFRHARDLNIRVLLQYDVDRLLAPYRKEAGLPPKAASYPNWDGLDGHIAGHYLSAMAMNYAATRDSECRRRLDHIVAELRSCADAHRRSHAQWGAGYVGGVPNSAAIWSAVKAGDLGPYRAAWVPWYNVHKMYAGLRDAWVYAGNRNARDLFLGFCDWAVALTSALPDSVMQSMLETEHGGMPEVLADAYAITGDAKYLATGEKFSHAVLRDALAAGRDELDNKHANTQIPKVIGFQRIGELMHDDRYTAAGRFFWETVTGHRSLAFGGNSRREFFPAPAACDDFISDVEGPESCNSYNMLRLTEGLFRVEPLACYADYYERTLLNHTLSTQHPEHGGFVYFTPARPRHYRVYSAPNQAMWCCVGTGMENHGKYGQFIYTHGSSDLYLNLFIASELEWKEKGLRIRQETTFPYEAQTRIRIIAGSGRIRLMVRHPSWVPDGGLRVVVNGETVSVHSRPSSYVPVDRRWKAGDIVEVHLPMHITSEPLPNVPAYRAFMYGPVLLGARTGTEDLAGLVADDGRWGQIPAGERLPVDGAPILLSSDPALLPEAFVPVPGQSLTFTAPGLRMVNPIPLRLEPFFGIHDTRYMMYWMSVTDAEYGALRDSLAAAEGKRMALDRRTIDRVASGEQQPEMDHAMQTDRSRTGSTLDRLWRDAYDGGSFGYEMATHDAVGLGLRVTYWGAEWGNRKFSILVDDTLLYEEDNTGRWNHSTFQEIEYAIPDALVRGKAGIRVTFRSLPGSTAGAVYGLRLVRAGDTVGGP from the coding sequence ATGTGGTCTGTCCTTTGGGTCAGCGCCGCACACCCCGGGGAAAAGTTGTACACGAACACTTTTCCTCCCGATGATATCGTCCTGCTGGACGGTCCGTTTCGTCATGCCCGTGACCTGAACATCCGGGTCCTTCTCCAGTATGATGTCGACCGGCTGCTGGCGCCATACCGGAAAGAGGCCGGTCTCCCGCCAAAGGCCGCCAGCTATCCGAACTGGGATGGACTCGACGGTCACATCGCGGGCCACTACCTGTCTGCCATGGCCATGAATTATGCAGCGACGCGCGACAGCGAGTGCAGGCGGCGTCTGGATCATATCGTCGCGGAACTCCGCTCCTGCGCCGATGCCCACCGGAGAAGCCACGCGCAATGGGGTGCCGGCTATGTTGGTGGCGTTCCCAACAGCGCCGCGATCTGGTCCGCCGTGAAGGCCGGGGATCTGGGACCCTATCGTGCCGCGTGGGTCCCGTGGTACAACGTCCACAAAATGTACGCCGGGTTGCGCGACGCCTGGGTCTATGCCGGTAACCGGAATGCGCGGGATCTCTTCCTGGGTTTCTGCGACTGGGCTGTCGCCCTGACCTCCGCCCTTCCGGATTCCGTCATGCAATCAATGCTCGAGACCGAACATGGTGGCATGCCCGAGGTCCTTGCCGATGCATACGCCATCACGGGCGATGCGAAGTATCTGGCGACCGGAGAGAAGTTCTCCCATGCGGTCCTCCGTGATGCGCTTGCAGCGGGGCGTGACGAACTGGACAACAAGCATGCAAACACCCAGATACCGAAGGTCATCGGGTTTCAGCGTATCGGAGAACTGATGCACGATGATCGGTATACGGCTGCGGGCAGGTTCTTCTGGGAAACGGTAACGGGACATCGGAGCCTTGCCTTCGGCGGCAACAGCAGGAGGGAGTTCTTTCCCGCTCCCGCGGCATGCGACGACTTCATTTCGGATGTGGAAGGCCCTGAGTCCTGCAATTCCTACAATATGCTCCGGCTCACGGAAGGTTTGTTCAGAGTGGAGCCGCTGGCGTGTTATGCCGACTACTACGAACGGACCCTGTTGAATCACACGCTGTCGACGCAACACCCGGAGCATGGTGGATTCGTGTATTTCACCCCGGCCCGCCCCCGGCACTACCGGGTGTACTCCGCACCGAACCAGGCGATGTGGTGTTGCGTCGGGACGGGAATGGAGAACCACGGGAAATATGGTCAGTTCATCTATACGCATGGGAGCTCCGATCTGTACCTCAACCTGTTCATTGCGTCTGAACTTGAGTGGAAGGAAAAGGGACTGCGGATCAGGCAGGAAACGACGTTTCCGTATGAGGCGCAGACCCGGATCCGGATCATTGCAGGGTCCGGCCGGATCCGTCTGATGGTCCGCCATCCCTCATGGGTCCCGGACGGCGGACTTCGTGTCGTAGTCAATGGGGAAACGGTTTCGGTCCATTCTCGGCCCTCGTCCTACGTGCCCGTCGACCGGCGATGGAAGGCCGGAGACATCGTCGAGGTCCATCTGCCGATGCATATCACTTCCGAACCCCTGCCCAATGTCCCGGCCTATCGGGCGTTCATGTACGGACCCGTGCTGCTCGGGGCGAGGACAGGCACCGAGGATCTCGCAGGTCTCGTTGCGGACGATGGCCGATGGGGACAGATACCCGCGGGAGAACGGTTGCCTGTCGACGGGGCTCCGATCCTTCTCAGCAGTGACCCTGCTCTCCTCCCTGAGGCATTCGTGCCGGTTCCCGGACAATCGCTCACCTTCACGGCGCCCGGCCTCAGAATGGTCAATCCGATCCCGTTGCGGCTTGAACCCTTCTTCGGCATTCATGACACAAGGTACATGATGTATTGGATGTCGGTGACGGATGCAGAGTACGGCGCTTTGCGCGACTCGCTTGCCGCTGCCGAGGGCAAACGCATGGCGCTCGATCGCCGTACGATCGACCGCGTCGCGTCAGGCGAGCAGCAACCGGAAATGGACCACGCGATGCAGACCGATCGTTCCCGCACGGGTTCAACGCTCGACCGGCTCTGGCGTGATGCATACGATGGAGGGTCCTTCGGCTATGAGATGGCGACGCATGATGCCGTCGGGTTGGGGCTCCGCGTCACGTATTGGGGAGCAGAGTGGGGGAACAGGAAGTTTTCGATCCTCGTCGATGACACACTCCTGTACGAGGAGGACAACACCGGACGGTGGAACCACTCGACATTTCAGGAGATCGAGTATGCGATACCTGACGCGCTCGTCCGGGGGAAGGCGGGAATACGGGTGACGTTCCGGTCACTGCCCGGTTCCACCGCGGGCGCTGTGTACGGACTCCGGCTGGTCAGAGCAGGAGACACGGTGGGGGGGCCTTGA
- a CDS encoding alpha-N-arabinofuranosidase, producing METNLMKVRSVFLIAMLIVAPGLLLGQAGNTLVVHADAGKDTISKFIYGQFAEHLGHGIYGGLWVGENSAIPNTRGIRTDVLDALRKIKVPAIRWPGGCFADEYHWRDGIGARASRPRMVNSNWGGVTEDNSFGTHEFMDLCEQLGSEPVICGNIGSGSVKEMADWVQYMTSAGENPMSTLRRSNGRNAPWNVRFWCVGNETFGCGGIMDAAHYANEFARYSFFLKDFDGNRLYKISSGGLPEDYAWTETIMKKWRETDGWLQGFLSGYSLHYYTVDDWNHKGSATAFEERDWFTSLSRTLKMEELIQRHSAIMDTYDAGKRIGLIVDEWGNWFDVEPGTNPGFLFQQNTLRDAVVAAVNLNLFHKYCSRVKLTSIAQMVNVLQAMILTRDKEMLLTPTYYVYKMYTVHQDAVMLPVDLQSGTCTNGGKTIPALSASASRDKDGKVHLSIANLDPAHPQKVRCTLAGAKATAVTGEIIAGAAMNAHNEFGKPEAVTITPFKGATVENGVVTVTLPAHAVVTLELR from the coding sequence ATGGAAACGAATCTCATGAAGGTACGATCTGTTTTCCTCATTGCCATGCTCATCGTCGCGCCCGGCCTGCTCCTGGGCCAGGCGGGCAATACTCTGGTGGTTCACGCCGATGCAGGCAAAGACACGATCAGCAAATTCATCTATGGCCAGTTCGCCGAACATCTTGGCCATGGCATCTACGGCGGACTCTGGGTGGGGGAGAACAGTGCGATACCGAATACACGGGGTATCCGTACGGATGTCCTCGATGCGCTCAGGAAGATCAAGGTCCCCGCGATCCGCTGGCCCGGGGGTTGCTTCGCCGATGAGTATCACTGGCGCGATGGCATCGGGGCACGCGCGAGCCGTCCACGGATGGTGAACTCGAACTGGGGAGGCGTCACGGAAGACAATAGCTTCGGCACGCATGAGTTCATGGACCTGTGTGAGCAACTCGGGTCCGAGCCGGTGATCTGTGGGAATATCGGGAGTGGCAGCGTGAAGGAGATGGCCGATTGGGTGCAGTACATGACGTCGGCGGGGGAGAACCCGATGAGCACATTACGCAGGAGCAACGGTAGAAACGCCCCGTGGAACGTGCGGTTCTGGTGCGTCGGGAACGAGACGTTCGGCTGCGGCGGTATCATGGATGCAGCGCACTATGCCAACGAATTTGCGCGGTACTCGTTCTTCCTCAAGGACTTCGATGGGAACAGGTTGTACAAGATCTCATCCGGCGGCCTCCCGGAGGATTATGCCTGGACCGAAACGATCATGAAGAAGTGGCGCGAGACCGACGGATGGCTGCAGGGATTTCTGAGCGGCTATTCGTTGCACTACTATACGGTGGATGACTGGAACCACAAGGGTTCGGCGACGGCGTTCGAGGAGCGGGATTGGTTCACGAGTCTCTCGCGTACGCTGAAGATGGAGGAGTTGATCCAGCGGCATTCAGCGATCATGGACACCTACGATGCCGGAAAGCGGATCGGTCTGATCGTGGACGAATGGGGCAACTGGTTCGACGTTGAGCCGGGGACCAATCCGGGCTTCCTCTTCCAGCAGAATACGCTTCGCGATGCGGTGGTAGCAGCGGTCAATCTGAACCTCTTTCACAAGTATTGCTCCCGCGTCAAGCTGACCAGCATCGCACAGATGGTGAACGTTCTCCAGGCCATGATCCTGACGCGCGACAAGGAGATGCTCCTGACACCCACATATTACGTGTACAAGATGTACACCGTACATCAGGATGCTGTCATGCTTCCGGTGGACCTGCAGTCGGGCACGTGTACGAATGGTGGAAAGACCATCCCGGCACTCAGCGCGTCCGCGTCACGCGACAAGGACGGGAAGGTGCATCTGTCGATCGCGAACCTGGATCCGGCGCATCCCCAGAAGGTCCGTTGCACGCTGGCCGGTGCGAAAGCAACGGCAGTGACCGGAGAGATCATCGCGGGCGCGGCCATGAATGCGCATAACGAATTCGGGAAGCCCGAGGCGGTGACGATCACGCCGTTCAAAGGTGCAACGGTCGAGAATGGCGTCGTCACAGTGACACTCCCCGCTCACGCGGTGGTGACGCTCGAACTGCGGTAG
- a CDS encoding DUF362 domain-containing protein: protein MKRSHSSPYHANDVCRRDFLRAAGTAAFGMALSPLLIPRSAFAHMDATSLATVGIADTTTTAADAYDVAAVKAKVQALFEAIGGISDIVRTDSKVAIKINLVGGSGSASSAALKGVPITEAMWTHPAVMRAVAELLVDAGVSPGNITIVEALWDTGTNAPFGATDTFGFTAAKNAIGCQFINLSAAAPYPDLATVTTGAPYHNFASFSMNRILTEVDTYISIPKLKHHYENGFSGSLKNQVGIVPITGYTLPSNTGNRSALHSADGGSSTLYLPRSVCDLNKARPVHLAVIDGIRNATGGEGVWNPTFAPARRHALIVGKDPVATDTIGAQLMGLDAEAATIPLPKGGGATCDNHLALLNARGAGTNKRSEITLTGDGTHLVTSVAERATGLPHDSYRLLPNFPNPFNPATRITYTVPRNGHVSLSIFSVTGARIQVLTDEEHAAGDHQVVWTPEALPSGTYFCRMQADGFSETIKLLYVR, encoded by the coding sequence ATGAAACGATCACACAGCAGCCCGTACCATGCGAACGACGTATGCCGCCGTGATTTTCTCCGTGCGGCCGGCACCGCGGCATTCGGCATGGCCCTCTCGCCCCTCCTCATCCCACGGAGCGCATTTGCGCACATGGACGCAACATCTCTGGCCACGGTGGGTATCGCCGACACCACCACCACTGCGGCGGATGCCTATGATGTCGCCGCCGTGAAGGCAAAGGTCCAGGCGCTGTTCGAGGCCATCGGCGGGATCTCTGACATTGTCCGTACCGATTCCAAAGTGGCGATCAAGATCAACCTTGTCGGCGGCTCCGGCAGCGCGAGCAGCGCCGCGCTCAAGGGCGTTCCGATCACCGAGGCAATGTGGACACATCCGGCCGTGATGCGCGCCGTTGCGGAACTCCTCGTCGATGCCGGTGTCTCCCCGGGCAACATCACGATCGTCGAGGCGCTGTGGGATACAGGGACGAACGCGCCGTTCGGCGCGACCGACACCTTCGGGTTCACCGCGGCGAAGAATGCGATCGGCTGCCAGTTCATCAATCTCAGTGCCGCCGCACCGTATCCGGACCTCGCGACGGTGACGACCGGAGCACCGTATCACAACTTCGCGTCGTTCTCGATGAACCGGATCCTCACGGAGGTCGACACGTACATCTCGATCCCGAAACTGAAGCACCACTACGAGAACGGATTCTCCGGCTCGCTGAAGAATCAGGTCGGGATCGTCCCCATCACAGGCTATACCCTCCCCAGCAATACCGGCAATCGCTCCGCGTTGCACAGTGCGGACGGCGGCTCCTCAACCCTCTATCTCCCCCGCTCCGTGTGCGACCTCAACAAGGCACGACCGGTCCACCTCGCGGTGATCGATGGCATCCGCAACGCCACGGGAGGCGAAGGCGTCTGGAATCCGACGTTCGCGCCCGCCCGTCGCCACGCACTGATCGTCGGCAAGGACCCCGTCGCTACCGACACGATCGGCGCTCAGCTGATGGGACTCGACGCCGAGGCCGCGACGATTCCGCTTCCGAAAGGCGGTGGAGCCACGTGCGACAATCATCTTGCCCTGCTCAATGCCCGCGGTGCAGGCACGAACAAACGGTCCGAGATCACCCTCACGGGAGACGGCACGCACCTCGTCACCTCCGTTGCCGAACGCGCCACCGGCCTGCCTCACGACAGCTACAGGCTCCTCCCGAATTTTCCGAACCCGTTCAACCCCGCAACCCGGATCACATACACCGTTCCCCGGAACGGTCACGTCTCGCTGTCCATCTTCTCCGTGACCGGAGCGAGGATCCAGGTGCTCACGGATGAAGAGCATGCGGCGGGCGACCATCAGGTCGTCTGGACGCCCGAGGCCCTGCCCAGCGGAACCTATTTCTGTCGCATGCAGGCCGACGGCTTCTCCGAGACCATCAAGCTCCTCTATGTCCGATAA
- a CDS encoding LacI family DNA-binding transcriptional regulator, with product MSGKKVTISDVARRAKVSKGTVSAVINGKSNVKSSTRDHILELMKEMNYRPKGTARNLRGEHPEKSIGLILKDISYPFYTAIAAGAKEYAASKGYAVVVAGSDDDVENEKKLTRLFSAKDIKGAIIAPVVAGTAEFEHLYMLKMVNYPFVLLEDVQGIQANVVAIDNIKAVKRAVKYLIENGHQRIVHFAGPPHSSHTMERVEGFRYAFSESPLVFGKENIVYAGSHYDEAYQKTIEYFNERPRSEYPTAIVCFNDHQALAVMCALRELKIRMPEDISLVGIDDIYYAQMYPIPLTTIRAPQHDIGMRAAEILIRNIESQHILPIERVVLETEFVIRETTRSISAPGSSVPA from the coding sequence GTGTCAGGAAAGAAGGTCACCATCTCAGATGTGGCGCGCCGCGCGAAGGTGTCGAAGGGAACCGTCTCGGCAGTGATCAACGGCAAGTCGAACGTCAAGTCCTCCACCCGCGACCACATCCTGGAGCTGATGAAGGAGATGAATTACCGGCCGAAGGGGACGGCGCGGAACCTGCGTGGCGAGCATCCCGAGAAGAGCATCGGGTTGATCCTGAAGGACATTTCCTATCCCTTCTACACGGCGATCGCGGCTGGTGCGAAGGAGTATGCTGCATCGAAGGGATACGCAGTCGTTGTCGCCGGATCGGATGATGATGTGGAGAACGAGAAGAAACTGACGCGGTTGTTCTCGGCGAAGGATATCAAAGGTGCGATCATCGCACCCGTGGTCGCCGGCACCGCCGAATTCGAGCATCTCTATATGCTGAAGATGGTGAACTATCCGTTCGTGTTGCTGGAAGACGTCCAGGGGATCCAGGCGAACGTCGTTGCGATCGATAATATAAAAGCCGTCAAACGTGCGGTGAAGTATCTGATCGAGAACGGTCATCAGCGCATCGTGCATTTCGCCGGTCCGCCCCACTCCTCGCACACGATGGAACGCGTGGAAGGATTCCGGTACGCGTTCAGCGAGAGCCCGCTGGTGTTCGGCAAGGAAAACATCGTCTATGCCGGTTCGCATTACGACGAAGCCTACCAGAAGACGATAGAGTATTTCAATGAACGGCCGCGCTCCGAATATCCGACCGCGATCGTCTGCTTCAACGATCATCAGGCGCTCGCGGTGATGTGCGCCCTGCGCGAACTGAAGATCCGTATGCCGGAAGACATCTCGTTGGTCGGCATCGACGATATCTATTACGCCCAGATGTACCCGATCCCGTTGACGACGATACGTGCACCGCAGCATGATATCGGCATGAGGGCCGCCGAGATCCTGATCCGGAACATCGAGTCACAGCACATCCTCCCGATCGAGCGCGTTGTGTTGGAAACGGAATTTGTGATCCGCGAGACCACCCGGTCTATCAGCGCACCTGGTTCTTCCGTACCGGCCTGA
- the xylA gene encoding xylose isomerase, whose protein sequence is MVYFPDVPSPISYEGCDSKNPLAFKWYDKGRKVGTKTMADHLRCSVAYWHTMKGSGADMFGAPSMKRAWSEGGSPMEIARKTLDATFEFLQKLGVTYYCFHDRDIAPEGATFAESCRNLEAIAEQAKVLQKQTGIKLLWGTANLFGDPIYGQGAATSPNAAVMARAAAQVKLAIDVTRMLGGENYVFWGGREGYETLLNTDIRREQDQMARFFRMAVDYKKQTGFTGQFLIEPKPAEPSKHQYDFDAATSLGFLRAYGLNDHFKLNIEANHATLAGHTFEHELAVASAAGALGSVDANRGDLQLGWDTDQFPTDVYSTTFAMMIILQQGGLGTGGLNFDAKVRRSSTDPLDLFHAHIGGMDTFARGLLIAHEIISDGVLAQHLANRYASFTSGIGKDIMDGTVGFADIYRRELEAQEPVLASGRQEMLENLINSYIR, encoded by the coding sequence ATGGTATACTTCCCCGATGTTCCGTCACCGATATCGTACGAGGGCTGCGATTCGAAGAACCCACTCGCGTTCAAATGGTATGACAAGGGACGAAAGGTCGGGACGAAGACCATGGCCGACCACCTGCGCTGTTCGGTGGCGTACTGGCATACGATGAAAGGCTCCGGCGCGGATATGTTCGGCGCGCCGAGCATGAAGCGTGCGTGGAGCGAAGGGGGGTCGCCGATGGAGATCGCACGGAAGACGCTCGACGCAACATTCGAGTTCCTCCAGAAACTGGGCGTCACGTATTATTGCTTCCACGACCGTGACATCGCGCCTGAGGGTGCCACGTTCGCAGAGAGCTGCCGGAACCTGGAGGCGATCGCCGAACAGGCGAAGGTCCTGCAGAAACAGACCGGGATCAAACTGCTGTGGGGCACCGCGAACCTCTTCGGCGATCCGATCTACGGACAGGGTGCGGCGACAAGTCCCAACGCCGCGGTCATGGCCCGTGCAGCGGCCCAGGTGAAACTCGCCATCGATGTGACCCGGATGCTCGGCGGTGAGAACTATGTGTTCTGGGGTGGGCGGGAAGGGTACGAGACCCTCCTCAATACCGATATCCGGCGTGAACAGGACCAGATGGCCCGCTTCTTCCGCATGGCCGTCGACTACAAGAAACAGACCGGGTTCACGGGACAATTCCTGATCGAGCCCAAGCCGGCGGAACCGTCAAAGCACCAGTATGATTTCGACGCGGCGACCTCGCTCGGATTCCTCCGTGCGTACGGACTGAACGATCATTTCAAATTGAACATCGAGGCGAACCACGCTACGCTGGCGGGACACACGTTCGAGCACGAACTCGCCGTGGCCTCCGCGGCGGGCGCGCTCGGCAGCGTCGACGCCAACCGCGGTGATCTCCAGCTCGGCTGGGACACGGACCAGTTCCCCACGGATGTCTACAGTACGACGTTCGCGATGATGATCATCCTGCAGCAGGGTGGGCTCGGCACGGGCGGCCTCAACTTCGATGCAAAGGTGCGCCGGAGCTCCACCGACCCGCTCGATCTTTTCCATGCGCACATCGGTGGCATGGATACCTTTGCCCGCGGCCTGTTGATCGCCCACGAGATCATCAGTGACGGTGTCCTCGCTCAGCATCTGGCGAACCGCTATGCCAGCTTCACCTCCGGCATCGGGAAGGACATCATGGATGGCACGGTCGGCTTTGCCGACATCTACCGCCGCGAACTTGAAGCCCAGGAACCCGTGCTGGCGAGCGGCAGGCAGGAGATGCTGGAGAATCTCATCAACTCGTATATCCGGTGA